The Nycticebus coucang isolate mNycCou1 chromosome 8, mNycCou1.pri, whole genome shotgun sequence genome has a window encoding:
- the LOC128592323 gene encoding dolichyl-diphosphooligosaccharide--protein glycosyltransferase subunit 4-like, producing MVYKGIPAELTRVITDVQLAILANMLGVSLFFLVVLYDYVAVNNPKKQE from the coding sequence atggtatataaaggGATCCCAGCAGAGTTGACCAGGGTGATCACGGACGTGCAGCTGGCCATCTTGGCCAACATGCTGGGCGTGTCgctcttttttcttgttgttctcTATGACTACGTGGCCGTCAACAATCCCAAGAAGCAGGAATGA